ATGCTACGACGCTGGTTGGCCACTATGGCAAAATCGCCAAGCTCGAAAATGTGGAAGCCGAAGATGAAGCACTGCGCCTGATCGCGCGGGCCGCTGAAGGTTCGGTGCGTGACGGCCTGTCGCTGTTGGATCAGGCGATTGCCTACGGCGATGGCAAGGTAAAGACGGCCGATGTGATGGTGATGCTGGGCCTGATGGATCGCGGCCAAGTGATCGATCTGTTTGAAGCCGTGATGGCGGGCGATGCCCCGTGCGCTTTGGCCGAGGCCGACAAGCAGTATCAAGCCGGCGGCGAACCGGTGACGATCCTCAATGACCTTGCCGACTTCGTGCATTGGGTCACGCGGTTGAAAGTCGTCCCGCAATCGGCTGCCGCTGATGGCGCGCGCACCGAAGATGAAAAAACGCGCGGTGCGGATTTCGCCAAGCGGCTTTCGATGCCGCATGTCACGCGCGTCTGGCAGATGCTGCTGAAGGGCATTTCCGAAACCGCACTTGCTGCGCAACCGATGCAGGCGGCGGAGATGGTGATCATCCGCCTCGCGCATGCGGCCAACCTGCCCTCTGGTGATGAGCTGTTGAAGCAGGTGCAGAGTGATCGTGCATCAGCACCGCGTGCGGCGCCGCCAGCTAACGCGCCGCAAGCCCCAATGGCGGAAGCACGGGTGACGGCGCAGATCCGTCCGCAATCCAACGAAGCGCAAGTGCCGCCCACCGTGATGCGCGGCCCAAGCGACTTTGCAGACATCGTGGCTCTCGCGGCGGAAAAGCGTGACATCAAGTTCAAGCACGATCTTGAGCGCTATGTGCGCCCGATCAGCGTGGCCGACGGGCGCATTGAGCTGGCGATGGAGCCCGGTGCCGATGCCACACTTTCCAACGAACTTTCACGCAAGCTGGAACAGTGGACGGGAAAGCGCTGGATCGTGGCCGTGTCGAAAGCGGGCGGTGAAGCGACGATCGCCCAGCAAAAGCGCGATGCTAAAGATACCAAATTCAAATGGGCGCATGAACAGCCGGATGTGCAGGCCATCCTGAAGGCGTTCCCCGGCGCCAAGGTTGAAGACGTAAAAGACCTCGACATATTGGACATCACGGAAGAGACGGAGACGGATGAAGAATCTCGCTGACATCATGAAATCGGCCGGCCAGATGCAGGCCAAGATGGCGGATATGCAAGCCAAACTGGAACAGCTGGTGGTCGAAGGCCAGTCCGGCGGCGGGCTGGTGAAAGTGAAAATGTCCGGCAAGTTCTCAGTCACGGCAGTGGAGATTGATCCTTCGCTGCTCAAGGATGGCGAGAAGGAAATTCTGGAAGACCTGCTGATGGCTGCATTGGCCGATGCCAAGGGCAAGGCGGAAACCATGGCTGCCGAACAGATGCAATCCCTGACCGCAGGCCTGCCGCTGCCACCCGGTTTCAAGCTGCCATTCTAAAAGATGAAGCGCCAGGCCGGGCCTGAAATTGAAAGATTGATCCAGCTACTGGCCAAGGTGCCGGGGCTTGGGCCGCGCTCGGCACGGCGCGCCGTGCTGCATCTGGTGAAAAACCGCGACAAGCTGCTGGGGCCGCTGACACTGGCGCTGAAAGACGCGCATGAGAAAGTGTCCGAATGCTCGGTCTGCGGCAATGTCGATACGCTTGACCCGTGCACGATCTGCATTGATGTGCGCCGCGACAAGACCACGCTTTGCGTGGTGGAAGAAGTGGGCGACCTCTGGGCGCTGGAACGCGCAGGCGCGTGGAACGGGCAGTATCATGTGCTAGGTGGCACGCTGTCAGCACTGGGTGGCATACGCCCGGAAGACCTTGATATTGATCGATTAGTGAGCCGTGTGGCGGAAGGCCAGATCAAGGAAGTGGTGCTGGCCAACAATGCTACAGTGGAAGGCCAGACCACCGCACATTACATCACCGAGCGGCTCAAGAAATTGGGTGTGGCCACCTCGCGGCTGGCGCATGGTGTGCCGGTGGGTGGCGAGCTGGACTATCTTGATGAAGGCACGCTGACGCAGGCGATGCGCGCGCGGCGGCCCTTCTAGATACAACGGCGAGCGCCTATATTGCGCTTATGAACGCACCGCAAATTTCGCAGAATTATTCTGACCTGCCACCCGTGCTGCATGCTCCGGCGGAGCTGTTGCCCGTCGCGGAACCGCAGCTGGCCATAGCAAATGACAAGCTGGCTGCAGCTCTTGGTATCAGCCGGGACTGGCTGCATGGCGAAGAGGCGTTGAAGCTGCTGTCAGGCAGCGCCCCCGCCGCGCATGGCCAACCGCTGGCCATGGCCTATGCCGGGCATCAGTTCGGCGGGTTCAATGCCAGCCTGGGTGATGGCCGGGCCATGCTGCTGGGTGATGTGATGGGTGTGGATGGGCAGATTTATGAGCTGCATCTCAAGGGCACCGGGCGCACGACATTCTCGCGCGGGGCCGATGGGCGTGCCACTTTGTCTGCCATGCTGCGTGAATATATTATCAGCGAGGCGATGGCTGCGTTGAGTGTGCCCACCACGCGGTCGCTCGCCGTAGTGTCGACCGGTGAACGGGTTTGGCGGCAAAGGCCGGAACAAGGTGCCGTGTTAACTCGCGTGGCGAAGAGCCATGTGCGCGTGGGCACGTTCCAATATCTGGCAGTGCGGAGCCAAGTGGATGCGATCCGCGCTTTGATGGAACATGAAATCGCGCGGCACATGCCGGGTGTTTCTGGTTCGCGCGCTTTTCTGGCGGAAGTGATCGCGCGGCAGGCGAAGCTGATCGCGCAGTGGATGAGTTTCGGCTTTATTCACGGCGTGATGAATACCGACAATATGCAGATTGCCGGCGAGACGATTGATTACGGCCCCTGCGCCTTCATGGATATGTTTCATCCGCAGAAGGTGTTTTCTTCGATTGATGAAAATGGCCGCTATGCTTTCGACAAGCAGCCAGTGATCGCGCTGTGGAACTGCACGCGGCTGGCCGAGTGCCTGTTGCCACTGCTGGATGACGACAAGGCTACTGCGATCAAGATGGCAGAAGCCGAGCTGATGAATTTCATGCCGCAGTTCGAAAAGGAATTCGAGCGGCGCATGCTGGCAAAGCTGGGGATTTCAGATGTCGCACAAGTGGAATTCATCACCCAGACCATCATGGAGATGGCCAATTCAAGGTTGGATTTTACGCAGTTCTTCACGTCGCTGACGCGCGGCGAGGATGTGGCCATGCCGGACGCATGGAAGCAGAAACGCAACGGCTTGCTGGCCTCTGATGCGCAGGCGCTGATGGCAGCTCATAACCCGGTTTACATCGCGCGCAACCACCGGGTGGAAGAAGCGCTGGCAGCGGCGGGTGAAGGCAATCTGTTGCCACTGCACCGGTTGTTGCTGGCCGTGCAGCAGCCGTTCATTGCGCGGGCGGAATTGGCCGAACTGGAAAAAGCACCGGGGCCGCAGGAAGAAGTGCTGCAGACGTTCTGTGGAACGTGAGCACTCTTACTTGATCAGTCTCGGCTTCGGTGCGACGGCCTGAATCTCTTCCAGCTCCAAACTCTCGATCTTGTTCGCGCGGCGGATGATCTTGTCTGTTGATGTTGAAAGCTGATCGAGGTCACCCGCCGTCTGGGCGAAATGCTGGCGCAGTTTGCCGACGCGCTCATTCATGCGGTTCACATCTTCCAGCAGCTTCACCACTTCGGCCTGGATCACGCCGGCTTGCTCGCGCATCGCCGCATCGCGCACGATGGCCTGCATGGTCTGGATCAGCAGCATCAGCACATTGGGCGAAGCCAGAATGATATGCGCACGATGAGCGCGCTGGATCACATCCTCGAAGCGTTCATTGAGTTCGACATAGATCGATTCCGAAGGCACGAACATGATTGCGGTTTCGTGCGTCTCGCCGCCAATCAGGTATTTCTCGGAAATGTCCTTGACGTGTTTCATCACGTCTGACTTCAAGCGCGTGATGGCCTCTTGGGCCGAAACCTCGTCCACCGCTTCTTTCATGTCATTATAGGCTTCGAGCGGAAACTTGGCGTCGATCACCAGTTTCAGCCGCGAATCTGGCAGGGTGATGATGCAGTCCGGCCTTGTGCCATTGGAAAGCGACGCCTGGAATTCATAGGCCTTGGAATGCAGCCCGTCTGAAATGATCGCTTCCATCCGGCCTTGGCCGAAGGCACCGCGCGTCTGCTTGTTGGAAAGAATGTCTTTCAACGTCAGCATTTCATTGGACAGCGCCACAAGATTGTTCTGCGCCACATCAATCACGGCGAGGCGTTCGTGCAATTGGCCCAGCGATTCCGCCGTGCGCTGCGACTGGTCGGCAAGCCCCTGGCCCACGCGGTGGGTGACGGCGGCAAGGCGTTCATCCAGCGTGGTTTGCAGGACGGCCTGCTGGTTTTGAGCCTGATTGGAAAACTGGTTCATGGCGCCGGAAAGTTCGGCGAGGCGCACTTCAAGCTCGATGGTGCGAGCCTGTGCATCAGCGCGTTCCGCCCGCCTTCCACTCTGCGCGCGCCAAGCGAG
This genomic interval from Aestuariivirga litoralis contains the following:
- a CDS encoding DNA polymerase III subunit gamma/tau, giving the protein MTDSPTPYRVLARKYRPQVFDDLIGQEAMVRTLANAFATGRIAQAYMLTGLRGIGKTTTARLIARALNYPAGPAMDMPELTAQCEAILESRHMDVIEMDAASNTGVDNMREIIDSVRYAPVQARYKVYIIDEVHMLSKSAFNALLKTLEEPPPHVKFIFATTEIRKVPVTILSRCQRFDLRRMDATTLVGHYGKIAKLENVEAEDEALRLIARAAEGSVRDGLSLLDQAIAYGDGKVKTADVMVMLGLMDRGQVIDLFEAVMAGDAPCALAEADKQYQAGGEPVTILNDLADFVHWVTRLKVVPQSAAADGARTEDEKTRGADFAKRLSMPHVTRVWQMLLKGISETALAAQPMQAAEMVIIRLAHAANLPSGDELLKQVQSDRASAPRAAPPANAPQAPMAEARVTAQIRPQSNEAQVPPTVMRGPSDFADIVALAAEKRDIKFKHDLERYVRPISVADGRIELAMEPGADATLSNELSRKLEQWTGKRWIVAVSKAGGEATIAQQKRDAKDTKFKWAHEQPDVQAILKAFPGAKVEDVKDLDILDITEETETDEESR
- a CDS encoding YbaB/EbfC family nucleoid-associated protein, with product MKNLADIMKSAGQMQAKMADMQAKLEQLVVEGQSGGGLVKVKMSGKFSVTAVEIDPSLLKDGEKEILEDLLMAALADAKGKAETMAAEQMQSLTAGLPLPPGFKLPF
- the recR gene encoding recombination mediator RecR; this translates as MKRQAGPEIERLIQLLAKVPGLGPRSARRAVLHLVKNRDKLLGPLTLALKDAHEKVSECSVCGNVDTLDPCTICIDVRRDKTTLCVVEEVGDLWALERAGAWNGQYHVLGGTLSALGGIRPEDLDIDRLVSRVAEGQIKEVVLANNATVEGQTTAHYITERLKKLGVATSRLAHGVPVGGELDYLDEGTLTQAMRARRPF
- a CDS encoding protein adenylyltransferase SelO, with amino-acid sequence MNAPQISQNYSDLPPVLHAPAELLPVAEPQLAIANDKLAAALGISRDWLHGEEALKLLSGSAPAAHGQPLAMAYAGHQFGGFNASLGDGRAMLLGDVMGVDGQIYELHLKGTGRTTFSRGADGRATLSAMLREYIISEAMAALSVPTTRSLAVVSTGERVWRQRPEQGAVLTRVAKSHVRVGTFQYLAVRSQVDAIRALMEHEIARHMPGVSGSRAFLAEVIARQAKLIAQWMSFGFIHGVMNTDNMQIAGETIDYGPCAFMDMFHPQKVFSSIDENGRYAFDKQPVIALWNCTRLAECLLPLLDDDKATAIKMAEAELMNFMPQFEKEFERRMLAKLGISDVAQVEFITQTIMEMANSRLDFTQFFTSLTRGEDVAMPDAWKQKRNGLLASDAQALMAAHNPVYIARNHRVEEALAAAGEGNLLPLHRLLLAVQQPFIARAELAELEKAPGPQEEVLQTFCGT
- a CDS encoding DNA recombination protein RmuC → MFFNPTVLQIGSHAFGLIDVIEIVLGLLFFLLIVTLVLAWRAQSGRRAERADAQARTIELEVRLAELSGAMNQFSNQAQNQQAVLQTTLDERLAAVTHRVGQGLADQSQRTAESLGQLHERLAVIDVAQNNLVALSNEMLTLKDILSNKQTRGAFGQGRMEAIISDGLHSKAYEFQASLSNGTRPDCIITLPDSRLKLVIDAKFPLEAYNDMKEAVDEVSAQEAITRLKSDVMKHVKDISEKYLIGGETHETAIMFVPSESIYVELNERFEDVIQRAHRAHIILASPNVLMLLIQTMQAIVRDAAMREQAGVIQAEVVKLLEDVNRMNERVGKLRQHFAQTAGDLDQLSTSTDKIIRRANKIESLELEEIQAVAPKPRLIK